The window GTTTAACTGCATCGGTAAGTATATTATGTGGTGTGATAGCGGGCATTCTGCTTTACCAAAGTAGTTATCAAAGCATGTCGAATGAAGTAAGTATGGCGTCTAAAAATTACAGCGAATCAGTAGAGGATAAAGTACAGCAGTATAAGATGGCGATTGAATTGATCGCCAATAATGCGACCATAACATCCAGTTCGGCCCCCGAAGATGAAATAAGACTGGAAAAAGAAAGACTTGCGAAAAAATACGGTTTTTTATCTGTTACAACTGTCGATGCTACGGGACAAACCAATGTGGCTGGGGTCAATGTCGCTGATAAGGATTTCTTTAAACAGGCAATAACCGGAAAAACTTATTTTTCAAGTCCGATCTACAGTAAAAGCGACAACAGCACAGTCATATACCTTTCCGCCAAAATATCAAATTTCAGCGATTTTCAGGGAATCGTTTATGCGACACTAAGCAGTGATGTGTTCTGCAACTTGGTGGATAACGCAACCATAGGAAAATCGGGATACAGCTTTATTACAGATAAATTCGGAACCATCATCGCGCATAGGGACAGATCCGTTGTAAATAGTTCGACAAATTATATTGAAAAAGCAAAAAGCGATAGTAGTTTTTCAGGTTTGGCGAATACCGTAAAAAAAATAATTTCCGGACAAAACGGCACCACAACATACACATTGAAGGGTATGGAATATTACACGTCTTATTATCCGATTAAGAACACAGATGGATGGTCAATTTGCGTGACGACTTTATTCTCAGAAATGATGAGCAATTTTTACACCAGTATTTACATAACGCTTGCCATCATGATTTTATTTATTATTCTTTCGATATTTATTTCATTGAAAACGGCCAAACACATAGTAGAGCCCATAAAAGCTTTGGTCACGCGAACGGAAATGCTTGCAGAGGGAGATCTGCACTCTCAAATTCCTCATGTAAATACCAAGGATGAAATCGAAATTCTTTCTCTATCATTTTCAGATACGATAGATGCATTAAAAGGTTACGTTGGTGAAATCTCTTCAATAATGAATAATTTGACAGCAGGGGACTATTCTGTTGAAACCCACCAAAATTACAAAGGAGACTTTATAGCAATTAAAGATGCACTAAACCTTATTATTTCAAATTCAAATGAAATCTTTTTCAATATTAAACAGTCAGCTGAACGGGTATCAATTGGAGCAGAGCAGGTTTCTGACGCATCTCAGACTTTGTCTCAGGGTGCTACCAGACAGGCTAGCTCCCTAGAAGAGTTGTCTGCCGCTATCACAGAGATAGCAGATCAGGTAAACAAAAATGCTTCGAATGCGGCACAGGCGAGCCAATATTCGTTGGACGTTTCCACTGAAGTGATGCACGAAAATGAGCAGATGCAAAAGATGGTAGATGCAATGTCAGACATCAACGATTCCTCTAACGAAATCAAGAAAATTGTTAAAACCATCGAAGACATCGCTTTTCAGACCAATATTCTCGCTCTAAACGCGGCAGTAGAGGCCGCGCGTGCCGGCTCAGCTGGTAAGGGCTTCGCCGTTGTTGCGGATGAAGTGAGAAATCTTGCGAACAAAAGTGGAGAAGCCACAAAAAATACAACAGCTTTAATTGAAAACTCAATAAAGGCTGTTGAAAACGGCACAATTATTGCTGATCAAATGGCAAAATCACTGAATGAAATCGTTTTAACTGCAAATAAATCATCAGATTTAATCGGCGAAATATCCATAGCTTCAAACTCACAGGCAACTTCGATTAATCAGATTACGCTTGGTGTTGATCAGATTTCCGAAGTAGTGCAGACTAATTCTGCATCTAGCGAGGAAAGCGCCGCGACCAGCGAAGAATTAAATGGTCAAGCGCACACCTTGAAAGATATGGTATACCACATAAGGTTAAAAGATGATACGATTCGTGCTGGAATAATAAATGCATGAAGAGTATAAAAAGGTATTAAGTGGTGAAAGTTAGAACCATATTTTGACACTCTTCACGATTTGCACGGAAAGCGCGGGTAACCGCTGGGGAAGAATAGCATTCCAAGCATATTTAGCAATGAACGATATATCAGCGTGCACACATGGAACAAACGTAAATAAAACTAATGCGTAAATTGGCGGGCGGCAACCCGAATCCGGACTACGTGCGGATTGATGCTATACCGTCAATTATTGATCGCGAACTGTGGGAATATGTGTGTGGCAATAAATACCGTACCCGTACATGCAGCGTTAAAAATGTTAATGCCGATCAGCTTGAAACCTTTGTTGTTCAGCATTTTAAAGCCTATTTGCTGGATGCTAATTTTGAGGAAGTCGCGCAAACCATTGCAGACGCAGTAAACAACGTCACTCCCGATCTGTCGAAAGAGCGAAAGGAATTTTCCAAAGTAAAGGCCGTACTATCTGGTATGGAGTTTCCCGAACTGAAAGATGAAGTTTCTCGACTGCGTGTCCGCAAAAGTGAGTTAGAGGACATCATCGCCCACTCAGCAAGCAGCTGCGGCGCAAAGCCTGATCCGGCAAAAATTATTGATATTTTCTGCTATTCGGCTGAACATTTCAATGATGAACATTTGAAGGAAATTATAAACTTTCACATAACAAAAATATACGCCAATATAGACGGGTCTTTCACCGTAAATATAGGCGTACATTTGGATGGTTGCGGAGGCCAGATTTGAACTGACGACCTTCGGGTTATGAGCCCGACGAGCTACCGGACTGCTCCACTCCGCGATATTTATTTATGCATCTTCCCTAAACTCAACTGTGATATCTTGTTTAGAGCGCTTAACTATAATACCATTCTAAGCATGGAATGTCAAGCCTTTTTTATAAACCATTGCTATTCATATACTAACTGTTGATAACCGTTGCTATTTGTGGTTTAAAGGTGTCACTCGATTGGCATTAATGGTCATCAACTTATTGGTACCCTTTGGCTCTCTTCCCTACGCTCAAAAATTACGGAATTACGCTTTTTATAATGGATAAATAATTATATAAAAGTATATGAGATTTTAATTGAAATATGAGTTTTAAAGAGAAATAATTTTTATTTATCTATATCTTGCCTTATAGAGAGTTCTCCTTTATTTTAGTAATCCTACTAACAAGTGCACTCTAAGGATTCAGCTCGGAAAAATTGCAGAATAGGATAAAAGCTTTTTATAGACATTCAGGAGGAATTTTAATGAAATTAGTAGCATAAAAGGCTTTCCGTCGTAAAAAAAGTAAATCAAGAACAGTTGGAAAAATTCATGACACAGTATCATAAATCTATTCAGGAAAACACAGGCAGCGTAGAAAACATTCCTCTGTATAACAGTATTGATGACACGTATGATTGGATCAACTATACAATAGAGTTATTGGATGAAAACGGGTTGGATACTAGCATGGGCTTGGTTGAGACTGATACAGGCATATATCATAATTCAATATCCTCATATATCGATGTTATGATTTACCTGTATTATTTGCTGAATCATTTGGATGATGAATTTATACATGCTGAATTTAATGAAAATGACAGCAGCTTTAGAATCGATTCTGATCTGTACTCAGCAGAAGGTTGATGCTGTTTACAAAATCCATGTATGGATCCTTTAGGTGAGTATCAAGATGTAGTATTTGCAAACGTAAATTGTTCTGAATGTCATAGGAGCAAAATAGTCATGACCACACGTAAAACGTGTGGCTTGAACGAGCCCTAAAAGGACATAAGATTGCCAGCGCCTAAAAGACGCTGGCTTTCACTTTGTTCAAACCGTAGTGGACTGAATACCGGCTAACCCTTAAAAGGGTCTTGGTATATTTGTCCCGGTATGAAGCCAGTGTCAGGTTTGCGGTTTTTTCTTGCCTGCTTATACTGGAAATTTATCAAAAAAAGGGAATTTTTCTTGGTGGTGATAGTCGGACTGCCATATCAGAATCTGGATTTCATAAAGAGACTCAATAAAGCTGGTAAAGTTCTCCTCATACTCATTCGCTACCACGAGGGTGGGGAACTCACCTTCCGGAACCGTTTCAAAGAGCTTACGAATATAGGTGGTATTCCAATCATTTATCAGCGGGCGCCCCTGGAAGCACAGGTACTCACCGGCCGGAATCCGAATGATGTTGGGGTCCTGAAACCCCGGATCACCTTTTAGGTAAACAAAATATTTTTGTGCAACCCATTTCTCTTCCAGCATGCATTTAAAGGAGATGATATTGCCATTTTGCCGCAAAAACGCTACATCTTTAAATTTTTTATCAGCCTTTAGGCCCTTCAAAAGCAAGGAGGCCTTTGAGGGCTGATTGGAATTTTGTATATTCTGCTCTTCCGGCAAACTGGACACCGCCAGCATATAACGCTCCCCGATCATGCGTCTATAGGGAACTGCCTGAAATTGCTGCCGATTCGAATAGCAGAAAAAGTTGATGTACCACTTCAGAATATCGACAGTTTCCTGTATCTTCTGTTGTTCTTCCATTTTTCCTTTGAGCTGTTTCTCTAAATAAGGGAGGAGCGCCTTGCTAGTTCCGGTAGTAAAGGCATTTTTAATCTCCGTAAGAGATAGGCCAATGGTCTCTAGATAGCGGATACGGTCAATGAGAGAAAGTTGAATATAAGTATAGTAGCGATATCCCGTTTCTGGGTTAATGTAGGCTGGCTTCAGTAATTCAATTTTATTGTAATATCGCAACGATTGGACGGATATGCCAAGAATTTTCGCAACCTCACCAATCGAGTAAAAATTTTCTCTGTCCATTTTCTCGCGCCCCCTCAACTTTCTCTGTTTTGGTATCGGCAATGCAAACGATGGCATACGGGCAATACTGCATTCTTCAGCACATTAAACGGCATAAACACTGTTATTATATCATAATACATCATAATATGATGCGCAATAAACAGATTCGTCCTTTTCAGTCGAGAAATCAGCTCCGGCGGGCTGTCAACTGCCGAGGCTAACAGCTACTAAGATGCCGTTCTACCTGCCGTCGGAAAGTTATATGCATATATCCAAGTGCGAAAACTGTCATTTTTTACAGTTTTTTCTACTATCATGTAACATAATTGTAGAAAAATAAAATTTCTCTTGACTCTATATCTGCTATAGCTTTTATAATAAGCATCAGGAAATGAGATTTTCCAGTTTATTCTCGGCCGGAATAACAGATCGTCCATCAATCCGCTTAACACACCAATAATCAGAAAACAAGAAATACTTATGAGGGGATTTATTAATTATGTTGAACAGTGTCCTTA of the uncultured Caproiciproducens sp. genome contains:
- a CDS encoding helix-turn-helix domain-containing protein, producing the protein MDRENFYSIGEVAKILGISVQSLRYYNKIELLKPAYINPETGYRYYTYIQLSLIDRIRYLETIGLSLTEIKNAFTTGTSKALLPYLEKQLKGKMEEQQKIQETVDILKWYINFFCYSNRQQFQAVPYRRMIGERYMLAVSSLPEEQNIQNSNQPSKASLLLKGLKADKKFKDVAFLRQNGNIISFKCMLEEKWVAQKYFVYLKGDPGFQDPNIIRIPAGEYLCFQGRPLINDWNTTYIRKLFETVPEGEFPTLVVANEYEENFTSFIESLYEIQILIWQSDYHHQEKFPFFDKFPV
- a CDS encoding methyl-accepting chemotaxis protein yields the protein MKINKRKTWSIKGKLLVRMIGLTASVSILCGVIAGILLYQSSYQSMSNEVSMASKNYSESVEDKVQQYKMAIELIANNATITSSSAPEDEIRLEKERLAKKYGFLSVTTVDATGQTNVAGVNVADKDFFKQAITGKTYFSSPIYSKSDNSTVIYLSAKISNFSDFQGIVYATLSSDVFCNLVDNATIGKSGYSFITDKFGTIIAHRDRSVVNSSTNYIEKAKSDSSFSGLANTVKKIISGQNGTTTYTLKGMEYYTSYYPIKNTDGWSICVTTLFSEMMSNFYTSIYITLAIMILFIILSIFISLKTAKHIVEPIKALVTRTEMLAEGDLHSQIPHVNTKDEIEILSLSFSDTIDALKGYVGEISSIMNNLTAGDYSVETHQNYKGDFIAIKDALNLIISNSNEIFFNIKQSAERVSIGAEQVSDASQTLSQGATRQASSLEELSAAITEIADQVNKNASNAAQASQYSLDVSTEVMHENEQMQKMVDAMSDINDSSNEIKKIVKTIEDIAFQTNILALNAAVEAARAGSAGKGFAVVADEVRNLANKSGEATKNTTALIENSIKAVENGTIIADQMAKSLNEIVLTANKSSDLIGEISIASNSQATSINQITLGVDQISEVVQTNSASSEESAATSEELNGQAHTLKDMVYHIRLKDDTIRAGIINA